From one Conexivisphaerales archaeon genomic stretch:
- a CDS encoding glycosyltransferase, whose amino-acid sequence MKVCINSQTPLIKFKLVYEELLRKYGEIPYPIDVEQLVEGEDYEYSPGGVTAMIYPLLERMKSLGMLERVIWVSTGVNYPKEVVAKGIELHHVEMNESTMRKYAEFKEKLWLEVHGAAPGNFRPEEYMAYAKFNWLNAEELLKHISESDVYYVQDFQLVLTGHMIGPSAPAVLRWHVPYKPENLGPLTHRFVVRAMEGFDAVVVSTRRDLEGLIKSSYRGRAHQVYPFIDLEEWRSKPAAGSVDLLKEKLKLKEGDELLLMVARMDRIKSHDVAIKALSHIKEKTGAKLAIIGNGSFSSSKKGGLGLAKATTWADVLNHLISTLKLGDRVFLLGYLPRDLVRAAYHLCSAVLLTSKLEGFGITVLEGWANRKPVVVSKGAGVSELVVDGSNGYTFTPGDDVEAGEAIMKVLSSDSERLGENGYETSRQCDINLTLEREKEILEEAISLYK is encoded by the coding sequence ATGAAAGTATGCATAAACAGTCAGACTCCTCTTATCAAGTTCAAGCTTGTCTATGAAGAACTGCTTAGAAAATACGGTGAGATTCCTTACCCGATTGATGTGGAGCAGCTTGTTGAAGGGGAAGACTACGAGTACTCTCCTGGAGGGGTGACAGCTATGATCTATCCTTTGCTGGAGAGAATGAAAAGCCTAGGTATGCTGGAAAGAGTCATCTGGGTTAGCACAGGAGTAAATTATCCCAAGGAGGTTGTCGCCAAGGGTATAGAACTGCATCATGTAGAGATGAACGAAAGCACCATGAGGAAATATGCTGAATTCAAGGAGAAGTTGTGGCTCGAAGTGCATGGAGCAGCCCCAGGCAACTTCAGACCTGAGGAATACATGGCATACGCCAAGTTCAACTGGCTGAACGCAGAGGAATTGTTGAAGCATATTTCTGAATCAGATGTATATTATGTTCAGGATTTTCAGCTTGTTTTGACTGGGCATATGATTGGCCCTTCTGCACCTGCTGTTCTGAGATGGCACGTACCATACAAACCAGAGAATTTGGGACCGCTAACTCACAGATTTGTGGTCAGGGCTATGGAGGGGTTTGATGCTGTAGTTGTTAGCACAAGGAGGGATCTGGAAGGCTTGATAAAATCGTCCTACAGGGGGAGAGCTCATCAGGTATATCCGTTCATAGACCTGGAGGAGTGGAGATCCAAGCCTGCTGCTGGCTCCGTTGACTTGCTGAAAGAGAAGCTGAAACTCAAGGAAGGAGACGAATTGCTTCTTATGGTGGCCAGAATGGACAGGATAAAATCCCACGATGTTGCCATCAAAGCTCTGTCGCACATAAAAGAAAAAACTGGAGCTAAGCTGGCCATAATAGGAAACGGTTCGTTCTCCTCCTCAAAAAAAGGCGGCCTAGGACTGGCAAAGGCAACAACCTGGGCTGATGTGCTTAATCATCTGATTTCAACTCTGAAACTCGGGGACAGGGTCTTCCTTCTTGGTTACCTTCCAAGAGACCTAGTAAGGGCTGCTTACCATCTTTGCTCCGCCGTGCTCCTAACATCAAAGCTTGAAGGGTTTGGAATAACTGTTCTGGAAGGGTGGGCAAACAGAAAGCCTGTTGTGGTGAGCAAAGGTGCAGGGGTATCCGAACTGGTTGTGGATGGCTCCAATGGATACACCTTCACTCCAGGTGATGACGTCGAAGCTGGAGAGGCGATAATGAAAGTTTTGAGCTCTGATTCAGAAAGGCTGGGTGAAAACGGATATGAAACATCTAGACAGTGCGACATAAATCTGACTCTTGAGAGGGAAAAAGAGATACTTGAAGAAGCGATATCGTTATACAAGTAA
- a CDS encoding mechanosensitive ion channel family protein, producing the protein MTQNHGSLFRYTTAIIITLIAIAIAVYFGIYAFKLIPVRFATLFEMVVAAIAGYLAVRIISSEIRKSAGRLIGERRAQNISVVFEYIAYIIVAIVVLSLAGVSGTELLAGGTFAGLVIGLAGQTVLSNILAGMMLIAARPLEVGDRVTITTWQYGLVFPSYPPKFFSDDKLIPGYTGVVTDIGLTYSVLTLDEGAIMKIPNNVLIQAAVIKQEVNERMVRVRFQAPSQLPLDTLLENVKQAVEKNEWVVEQKSARVYVQAIDTNYYLISAEALCKGQYEEPPRTSLYVDIWKAINEQRAKLSTA; encoded by the coding sequence ATGACTCAAAATCATGGCAGTTTGTTCAGATATACTACAGCAATAATAATAACCCTGATAGCTATAGCAATAGCCGTCTATTTTGGCATATACGCCTTCAAGCTGATTCCTGTCAGGTTTGCAACACTGTTCGAGATGGTAGTAGCTGCAATAGCTGGCTACCTTGCAGTAAGAATAATCAGCTCTGAGATAAGGAAGTCTGCAGGAAGGCTGATAGGCGAAAGAAGAGCACAGAACATATCAGTGGTCTTTGAATACATAGCTTACATCATAGTTGCAATCGTAGTGCTGAGTCTGGCTGGTGTGTCTGGCACAGAGCTTCTTGCAGGAGGAACTTTTGCAGGACTAGTCATAGGACTTGCAGGACAGACTGTCCTTTCAAACATTCTTGCTGGAATGATGCTTATAGCGGCCAGGCCTCTTGAAGTGGGAGACAGAGTTACGATAACGACTTGGCAGTATGGCTTGGTGTTTCCTTCCTATCCTCCAAAATTCTTCTCTGACGATAAGCTTATTCCAGGCTACACTGGTGTGGTTACAGATATCGGCCTTACTTATTCAGTATTAACCTTGGACGAAGGTGCTATAATGAAGATTCCGAACAACGTATTGATTCAGGCTGCTGTAATAAAGCAAGAGGTGAATGAAAGGATGGTCAGGGTGAGGTTTCAGGCTCCTTCTCAATTACCACTGGATACTCTGCTGGAGAATGTGAAGCAAGCAGTGGAAAAGAACGAATGGGTAGTGGAACAAAAATCAGCAAGAGTCTACGTGCAAGCTATAGACACCAATTACTATCTGATCTCGGCAGAAGCTCTATGTAAGGGTCAGTACGAAGAACCTCCAAGGACATCGCTGTATGTAGATATATGGAAAGCGATCAACGAACAAAGAGCGAAGTTGTCAACTGCTTAA
- a CDS encoding HAD family hydrolase produces MPSMQDFVIASDFDGTLKEKGEPVSQDVLNELINLRSAGVGLILVTGRCLKELSALIDIELFHAVVLENGALVLMDGKLESLAPPGWEEIRKALASKYGEGCEKVIISLPRDTVVDLKGLPEDRIRLEYNKDRLMILPSEVSKAKGLSYALKTLAWMNRKLVCIGDGENDESMLLLGNYRIALKNSVDKLKKVADVVVNEDDGKGFLIAIRELFGNHMNK; encoded by the coding sequence ATGCCATCTATGCAAGATTTCGTAATTGCATCTGACTTTGATGGTACTCTAAAGGAGAAAGGTGAACCTGTTTCCCAGGATGTTTTGAATGAATTGATTAACCTTAGGAGCGCTGGGGTAGGGCTCATACTGGTGACCGGCAGGTGCTTAAAAGAGCTTTCAGCCCTGATAGACATCGAACTCTTTCATGCGGTGGTGCTGGAGAATGGAGCTCTGGTCCTGATGGATGGTAAACTTGAAAGTCTTGCTCCTCCGGGCTGGGAAGAAATCAGGAAAGCTCTAGCAAGTAAATATGGAGAAGGATGTGAAAAAGTAATCATATCTCTGCCTAGGGATACTGTAGTAGACCTGAAGGGCTTACCCGAAGATAGGATCAGGCTGGAATACAACAAGGATAGACTCATGATACTTCCGAGCGAGGTATCAAAAGCCAAGGGTCTTTCCTATGCTCTGAAAACTTTGGCCTGGATGAACAGGAAGCTTGTATGCATTGGCGATGGGGAGAACGACGAATCGATGCTTCTCCTGGGAAATTATAGAATAGCGCTTAAGAATTCTGTCGACAAATTGAAGAAAGTAGCTGATGTTGTTGTAAACGAAGACGATGGGAAAGGCTTCTTAATAGCGATACGCGAGCTTTTCGGAAATCATATGAATAAATGA
- a CDS encoding DUF2203 domain-containing protein: MKDGYFTPEEVNSLLPKITDKLKLLAETRSRLEREEKELREAEVSSLIDYTRRKRKLNRTMADMYALIEEVEEYGCIIKDIDIFLVDFPARMFDRDVWLCWKLGEPKVMFWHSKDEGFLSRRPLTYQPEP; this comes from the coding sequence ATGAAGGATGGCTACTTTACTCCAGAGGAGGTCAATTCGCTCTTACCCAAGATAACAGATAAGCTGAAGTTGTTAGCTGAAACGAGAAGCAGGCTTGAAAGAGAGGAGAAGGAGCTCAGAGAAGCAGAAGTTTCAAGTCTGATTGATTACACAAGACGGAAAAGAAAGCTCAACAGAACCATGGCAGACATGTATGCACTCATAGAAGAAGTTGAGGAGTATGGATGTATTATAAAAGATATTGACATATTTCTTGTAGACTTCCCGGCAAGAATGTTCGACAGAGACGTATGGCTCTGCTGGAAGCTTGGGGAGCCTAAGGTGATGTTTTGGCATTCCAAAGATGAAGGGTTTCTCTCCCGCAGGCCGCTCACCTATCAGCCTGAGCCGTAA
- a CDS encoding 2-oxoacid:acceptor oxidoreductase subunit alpha — MKGCDFTVRIGAAAGDGIQSAGEMIMKVMSRSGLYVSTYNGNQSLIRGGHVWFHIHASSRRVYSLGYGIDFLIPLTQLAYDQHYENVNESGAIIYDPSVVKVHDLSQKVKKYEVPLAQIALKYDKRPIMKNTVALGALTAVLGIDFNVLAKSISDQFGRKEPSVAENNIKAAKDGYDTVVAEGGSLVDYDYDYASAKPVLTADYAIALGAVNAGCRFYAAYPMSPASPIVHWMTAHAKKLGLTVFLGEDEISVVNATIGASYAGARAMCATSGGGFSLMQEAIGQAAMTETPLVVVDVMRAGPSTGLPTKTSQGDLNMMLGISHDDFPRAIIAPRNPEESYNVAERAFNIAERYQLPVIILLDFAIGDGGYATVENINTEFSIDRGKLLTSADPELLNGTWFKRFVLTDDYISPRTIPGTEGMMFVAKTDEHDEWGHDLSDVLAGLKEYLPIRERMHEKRMKKLELLAKEMRPPELIGPSVADISIITWGSSANPVREALERLWNEGVSVNSFEFSDLYPINKEEVRKMLASTGKMVMVEANYSGQFEKLLKRELGIDMAAHIRKYNGEPFYPIEIEKGVVGIRKEVHALA, encoded by the coding sequence TTGAAGGGATGCGATTTCACAGTTAGAATAGGTGCAGCTGCAGGCGACGGTATCCAGAGCGCCGGCGAGATGATAATGAAGGTGATGTCAAGAAGTGGATTGTATGTAAGTACTTACAACGGAAACCAGTCTCTCATCAGAGGGGGGCACGTCTGGTTCCACATTCATGCTTCGAGCAGAAGGGTCTACTCACTCGGCTATGGAATCGATTTTCTCATACCGCTTACACAGCTTGCGTATGACCAGCACTATGAAAATGTGAATGAATCAGGAGCAATCATTTATGACCCTTCAGTAGTAAAGGTGCATGACCTTTCGCAGAAGGTAAAAAAGTATGAGGTTCCTCTTGCCCAGATAGCGCTGAAGTACGATAAGAGGCCTATAATGAAGAATACAGTCGCTCTTGGAGCTCTTACGGCTGTGCTTGGTATAGACTTTAATGTTCTAGCAAAATCCATCTCAGACCAGTTTGGAAGAAAGGAGCCGAGCGTTGCTGAGAACAACATCAAAGCCGCTAAGGATGGCTATGACACTGTCGTTGCTGAAGGAGGCAGCTTGGTGGATTACGATTATGATTACGCCAGTGCAAAGCCTGTTCTCACAGCGGACTATGCGATAGCTCTTGGGGCTGTAAACGCGGGTTGCAGATTTTACGCTGCATATCCGATGTCGCCAGCAAGCCCGATAGTTCACTGGATGACTGCTCATGCCAAGAAGCTCGGGCTTACAGTCTTCCTTGGAGAAGACGAAATATCGGTTGTAAATGCCACAATAGGAGCTTCCTATGCTGGAGCAAGGGCTATGTGCGCAACAAGCGGTGGAGGTTTCTCCCTGATGCAGGAAGCTATAGGACAGGCAGCTATGACTGAAACGCCTCTTGTTGTTGTAGATGTGATGAGAGCCGGACCCTCTACCGGCCTGCCTACAAAGACCTCTCAGGGAGACCTGAACATGATGCTCGGCATATCTCATGATGACTTTCCCAGGGCTATAATCGCTCCCAGAAACCCTGAAGAGTCTTATAACGTTGCAGAAAGAGCATTCAACATAGCCGAAAGGTACCAGCTCCCCGTAATAATCCTGCTCGACTTTGCGATAGGAGACGGTGGCTATGCCACAGTCGAGAATATCAACACCGAATTCAGCATCGACAGAGGGAAGCTCCTCACTTCAGCAGACCCAGAGCTGCTGAACGGCACATGGTTCAAGAGGTTCGTTCTGACAGATGATTACATATCGCCCAGAACAATTCCTGGGACTGAAGGAATGATGTTCGTAGCAAAGACAGACGAGCATGACGAGTGGGGACACGACCTGAGCGATGTGCTAGCAGGTCTGAAGGAGTACCTGCCTATTAGGGAGAGGATGCATGAGAAGAGGATGAAGAAGCTGGAGCTACTTGCCAAGGAGATGAGACCTCCTGAGCTGATAGGACCTTCTGTAGCAGACATATCGATAATTACGTGGGGCTCATCTGCTAACCCTGTCAGAGAGGCTCTGGAGAGGCTCTGGAATGAAGGGGTAAGCGTCAATTCGTTCGAATTCTCCGACCTCTATCCTATCAACAAGGAAGAGGTGAGGAAGATGCTCGCCTCGACAGGTAAGATGGTCATGGTGGAGGCAAACTACTCAGGACAGTTCGAGAAGCTGCTGAAAAGGGAGCTGGGTATAGATATGGCGGCTCATATAAGGAAGTACAACGGCGAACCGTTTTACCCGATAGAGATAGAAAAGGGAGTTGTTGGCATAAGAAAGGAGGTGCACGCACTTGCTTGA
- a CDS encoding 2-oxoacid:ferredoxin oxidoreductase subunit beta → MLEPKMYESDTRPDWCPGCGDFGVLAALKDALIKSGKKPHEVVIVSGIGCSSNLPGYIRAYGFHGLHGRPVPVAVGIKTANPNLTVIATAGDGDEYGIGFNHVVHAARRNDDIKLIVMNNEIYGLTTGQLSPTSRLGQKTKTSPDGSIIYPLKPLPTILGAGGTFIARTFSGDPKHFSWVIQEALNHRGFALIDAISPCVTWHNIYDEVKKLFYKLEDRGYKPDDEHEAYKAMSDPEGIPIGIFYRREDKPSFQERLAEQNLGKWPVHNVSPLPKNTVEELLYEFS, encoded by the coding sequence TTGCTTGAACCGAAGATGTATGAGAGCGATACCAGGCCAGACTGGTGTCCTGGCTGCGGAGATTTCGGCGTTCTTGCTGCGCTTAAAGATGCACTGATCAAGAGCGGGAAGAAGCCGCACGAAGTAGTCATAGTTTCGGGAATAGGCTGCTCCTCAAACCTCCCAGGCTACATCAGAGCCTATGGCTTCCACGGTCTGCACGGGAGGCCTGTGCCTGTAGCTGTAGGGATAAAGACAGCCAATCCGAACCTGACTGTAATAGCTACTGCAGGGGATGGGGATGAATATGGAATAGGGTTCAACCATGTTGTTCACGCAGCAAGGAGAAACGACGACATAAAGCTGATAGTCATGAATAACGAAATCTATGGCCTGACAACTGGCCAGCTCTCCCCAACCTCAAGACTCGGCCAGAAGACAAAGACTTCTCCAGACGGTAGCATCATCTACCCGCTGAAGCCATTACCTACAATCCTTGGAGCCGGAGGAACATTCATAGCAAGAACCTTCTCGGGAGATCCCAAGCATTTCTCATGGGTAATTCAGGAGGCGCTAAACCACAGGGGGTTTGCCCTGATAGATGCCATCAGTCCATGTGTCACTTGGCATAACATATATGATGAAGTAAAGAAGCTCTTCTACAAGCTGGAGGATAGAGGATACAAGCCGGATGACGAGCATGAGGCCTACAAGGCGATGAGCGACCCAGAAGGGATACCTATAGGGATCTTCTACAGAAGGGAAGACAAACCGAGCTTTCAGGAGAGGCTTGCTGAACAGAATCTGGGCAAATGGCCTGTTCACAACGTTTCGCCTCTGCCCAAAAATACTGTCGAAGAATTACTCTACGAATTTTCGTGA
- a CDS encoding phosphoribosyltransferase family protein codes for MTSERLEGTLRVVVGWEEFGQLAERLVSIIKKNNAKFDFVVGIARGGVPLAMVVADRLKIPIDFINVKSYVNEGRRGEVKILTTLLSDAKNKDVLLVDDLVDEGDTMQTLVNYLRKEYDPVRLKTAVLFKKPWSKFSPDYFVGITDAWVIFPWEHGEFLYRDGEGQKQVDDKVNHL; via the coding sequence ATGACTTCAGAAAGGCTAGAAGGAACGCTAAGGGTTGTAGTAGGCTGGGAAGAGTTTGGACAGCTGGCAGAAAGACTGGTTTCCATAATCAAGAAGAACAATGCTAAATTTGATTTTGTTGTGGGAATAGCTAGAGGAGGAGTACCCCTTGCCATGGTTGTAGCTGACAGGCTCAAGATCCCGATCGATTTCATAAACGTAAAGTCTTATGTCAACGAAGGAAGAAGAGGAGAGGTCAAGATATTGACCACTCTTCTCTCTGATGCCAAAAATAAGGATGTGCTGCTTGTTGACGACCTGGTTGATGAAGGAGATACGATGCAGACTCTGGTAAATTATCTCAGGAAGGAATACGACCCTGTGCGGTTAAAGACTGCTGTGCTCTTCAAGAAGCCGTGGAGCAAGTTCTCACCCGATTACTTCGTAGGCATTACTGATGCCTGGGTGATCTTTCCTTGGGAGCATGGAGAATTTCTCTACAGAGACGGTGAAGGACAAAAACAGGTTGACGATAAAGTCAACCATTTATGA
- a CDS encoding sulfite oxidase-like oxidoreductase, producing the protein MEQGKLQQSDIPPGQKYIKSFIYYACLGLPEVNLATYRLSITGNVKNPVSLSYPELQKLATKRVERDFHCVTSWSIKGTVWEGIPMKELFDMAGVLADTTWVMFVSLDGYTTPVPFEDATDPEAIVALRLNGKELPIEMGFPARPFIPHLYGWKSAKWLTEIQLLKEYRDGYWEERGYHERGNVWEEERFKQWGRHLKRSPLIR; encoded by the coding sequence ATGGAGCAGGGAAAGCTACAGCAAAGTGATATCCCGCCGGGCCAGAAGTACATAAAGAGTTTCATCTACTATGCTTGTCTTGGCCTTCCCGAAGTCAACTTGGCAACCTACAGGCTGAGCATTACGGGTAATGTAAAGAACCCTGTTTCCCTATCATATCCAGAGCTGCAAAAGCTCGCAACGAAGAGAGTCGAGAGAGACTTTCACTGCGTAACAAGCTGGTCGATAAAGGGGACCGTTTGGGAAGGCATCCCGATGAAAGAATTGTTTGATATGGCTGGAGTGCTTGCAGATACAACTTGGGTGATGTTCGTTTCTCTTGACGGCTATACCACTCCTGTTCCGTTCGAGGACGCTACAGACCCTGAGGCAATAGTAGCTTTGCGCCTGAACGGCAAAGAACTTCCGATAGAGATGGGCTTCCCTGCTAGACCTTTCATACCCCATCTTTATGGCTGGAAATCCGCAAAGTGGCTCACAGAGATTCAGTTGCTGAAGGAGTACAGAGATGGCTACTGGGAAGAAAGAGGTTACCATGAGAGAGGCAATGTCTGGGAAGAAGAGAGGTTCAAACAATGGGGCAGACATCTCAAGAGAAGCCCGCTCATAAGGTAA
- a CDS encoding YbaK/EbsC family protein — translation MTSGEGSGNPKRIIEWMRSRGIKGDIIKIGDAATSSTAADSLGLPVNKIVKSVLFVDDKGKPVLAILGGENKVIQTEFARMIGRKKVRLATREEVLKFTGYPAGGVPPLALQDGLEIYVDKKIGTKGEVNAGGGTEEHILRINAAELLKLYKERLIDLPVKPL, via the coding sequence TTGACATCAGGTGAGGGTTCAGGTAACCCTAAAAGAATCATCGAATGGATGAGGAGCAGGGGGATAAAAGGGGATATAATCAAGATCGGAGATGCTGCTACATCATCAACTGCAGCTGACTCTCTGGGTCTTCCCGTAAATAAGATAGTCAAATCAGTTCTTTTTGTAGATGATAAAGGGAAGCCTGTACTTGCCATTCTGGGAGGCGAAAACAAGGTAATACAGACAGAGTTTGCTAGAATGATAGGCAGAAAGAAGGTCAGGCTAGCAACAAGAGAGGAAGTTCTCAAATTTACAGGTTATCCAGCAGGAGGTGTACCTCCTCTTGCACTTCAAGACGGTCTTGAGATCTATGTGGACAAAAAGATCGGAACGAAAGGCGAAGTTAATGCTGGAGGAGGGACGGAGGAGCATATACTCAGAATAAATGCAGCAGAGCTGCTTAAGCTCTACAAAGAGAGGTTGATTGATTTACCAGTCAAGCCACTATGA
- a CDS encoding pyridoxal-phosphate dependent enzyme: MSKIEVFCSVCKKPREREEDFRCSCGNPFEVSLNFPFSPPNNSESRLLRYSGNFPYVDPSRIVELGERITPLVEENDGSLLKLDYFNPTFSFKDRGSQVLISAITSRLKVRGIREDSSGNAGASVAAYAARAGLDCYVFTPATVSGPKAQQIEAYGAKLVRVEGDRNNVTVQAMRGREDSIYVGHVWHPYFWDGMRTIAYELYEQLGPEFDVDYIFLPVSAGTLLLGLLYGMNHLLESGLIDKIPKIVCAQTEAISPLYHRLKGTRYEPPKKIETIADALVSVNPPLLDLMVRECKKNNAECIAIGEEKIVSSWKELSRNGFYVEPSSAVAYGAKKTYTEKGKLTAKTHLTILTGCGLKKYITQA; this comes from the coding sequence GTGAGCAAAATAGAGGTCTTCTGCTCAGTCTGCAAGAAACCCAGGGAAAGAGAGGAAGACTTCAGGTGCAGCTGCGGTAATCCATTCGAAGTTTCGCTAAACTTTCCATTCTCACCTCCCAACAATTCTGAATCAAGGCTGTTAAGATACTCAGGTAACTTTCCTTACGTCGACCCATCCCGTATAGTCGAACTAGGTGAGAGGATAACACCGTTGGTCGAAGAAAACGACGGGTCACTGCTGAAGCTTGACTATTTCAACCCGACGTTTTCGTTCAAGGACAGGGGTTCGCAGGTTCTGATCTCCGCGATAACCTCAAGGCTCAAGGTGAGGGGGATAAGAGAGGATTCATCGGGAAATGCAGGGGCAAGTGTAGCAGCATATGCAGCTAGGGCAGGGCTAGATTGTTATGTGTTCACTCCTGCAACAGTGAGCGGCCCCAAAGCCCAGCAAATAGAGGCTTACGGCGCCAAGCTGGTAAGGGTGGAGGGAGATAGAAACAACGTAACTGTCCAGGCGATGAGAGGCAGAGAAGATAGCATATATGTCGGTCACGTATGGCATCCTTACTTTTGGGATGGTATGAGGACCATCGCCTACGAGCTCTATGAGCAATTGGGTCCAGAATTCGATGTTGATTACATCTTCCTGCCTGTATCAGCTGGGACTCTGCTTCTAGGGCTGCTGTATGGAATGAACCATCTACTCGAAAGCGGTCTGATCGACAAGATTCCTAAAATAGTTTGTGCACAGACAGAAGCAATTTCTCCACTTTACCATCGGTTAAAGGGTACAAGATACGAGCCTCCTAAGAAGATTGAGACCATAGCTGATGCGCTCGTCTCTGTCAATCCTCCACTTTTGGACCTGATGGTAAGAGAGTGCAAGAAGAATAATGCTGAATGTATAGCCATAGGTGAAGAAAAAATAGTTTCATCTTGGAAAGAATTATCAAGAAATGGGTTCTATGTCGAACCATCTTCAGCTGTTGCTTATGGAGCGAAGAAGACCTATACAGAAAAAGGGAAGCTGACTGCGAAAACACATTTAACTATTCTGACTGGATGTGGACTCAAGAAATATATAACGCAGGCCTAG